One Melospiza georgiana isolate bMelGeo1 chromosome 25, bMelGeo1.pri, whole genome shotgun sequence genomic window, GCGGGGAGGAGAGGGCCAAGGTGGTGGCCGGGCATGGAGCCCAGGTGAGGAGAGAGGCCAGGCTGACTGCCAGTGAGGCAACAAGGGCCACCATGGTGAGACAGCAGGCGGAGAcggccctggagctgctggagtgctTGGTGGCCGCATGTGACGAAGCCACCACATTTCCCCGGGAGCTGCTGCGCCTGCTCAGGGACACCAAGGCCGCCTTGAAGGGGACAAATGAGGCATCTCTCAATGTCCTCAAGGGCTTGGTGGCCAAGGTGGCCCAGGCCGAGCGGCTGTGGGAGGCCAATGCCCGCCTGGCCAAAGATCACCTGCTGGGGGCAGTTGACAACATCATCAAGGTCTATTTCACCGGTGGTTGCGCCAGACCCAGTGCCTGTGAGGTGGCTGAGCGGTGTCAAAGAGCCATCAAGGACATCCCAAGGCTCCTTCGacccccagagcatccccagagtgtccccaatGTATCCCCAGTGACCATGGAGCCCCAAGAGGTGCGATTGTGGGGAGAGGGGAacagaggggacactgggggggacacgggggatgGCGGGAGGTGGCAGTGGGGACAAGACGCTGACAAAGGGACGGAAGGGCAGAGGGGACTACTTGAGGGCACCGAGGCCACTGCAGGAGGCCAATAgtgccaccaggtccctgacacctcccctgtcTCCTCCACAGGTGTCCCCTCCACAGCTTCAGGTGTTGGTGGCCGTGGTGGCCACCCTGGGCAAGCTGCTGGCCACCATGACTGGGCCACACAGCGACAAGTCCCCAAACTCCTTACATGAGGACCTGAAGAACTTCACCCGGAGCCTTCGTGCAATCCTGAACCACGGCAATGTCACCTCCCTGAGCCACCCTGGTGTCGCCTCCGTGGGCCGGGCCCTGGCCACCCTTGGGGCCACCCCTGGGACCACCTGGGCCAATGGGAGAGCCGTGGCCAAGGCCTGGCGGGAGTTGGTGGCCAGGCTCGTGGACCGCTGGGACTGGCTGTCCAGGGAGGCCACCAAGCTCCGTGACAACCACAGGAAGGTAATTGCGAACCAGCAGCTGATGGTGGCCCTGGACAAGGAGGAAGTGGCCAGGGAAATGGCCACATACGATGCCCAGGTGGCGGCAGCCACCAATGAGGGAATGGGAGAGGCTATGGTAGCCACCAGGAGGGGACGTTGGGCAgtggtggccctggggctgctgcagcgcTTGGTGGCCACATGTGACAGAGCCACCTTGTTCTACTGGAACATGGAGTGGCGGCTCAGGGACATCGAGGCCATCCTGAAGGGGACAAACGAGGTGTCCCCTGATGTCCTCCAGGCCTTGGTAGCCAAAGTGGCCAAGTTTGAGTGGCTGTGGGAGGCCAGCACCCGCCTGGCCAAGGATCACCTGCTTGGGACACTTGGGGTCATCGACAACATCCTCTTGAGTCCCTATGGTGGCTGGGGTGGCCCCAGtggccctggcagctgtgcagtGGCCAAGCAG contains:
- the LOC131093387 gene encoding uncharacterized protein LOC131093387; translated protein: MEPQELSPALLQPQVTVVAILGELLDALSSQDEMMQPWSPWSLYWDLEFFTRELWVTLHRIDNAWWPQDVTSDDDSPFNALRQTLATYKSTPGTTLVPVGLAVGEWLWSVSALVNSWVRLARAATKLRKACRDLATKAADRVATTAARARELQDKAAHYGTAQENMVELGQALGGEERAKVVAGHGAQVRREARLTASEATRATMVRQQAETALELLECLVAACDEATTFPRELLRLLRDTKAALKGTNEASLNVLKGLVAKVAQAERLWEANARLAKDHLLGAVDNIIKVYFTGGCARPSACEVAERCQRAIKDIPRLLRPPEHPQSVPNVSPVTMEPQEVSPPQLQVLVAVVATLGKLLATMTGPHSDKSPNSLHEDLKNFTRSLRAILNHGNVTSLSHPGVASVGRALATLGATPGTTWANGRAVAKAWRELVARLVDRWDWLSREATKLRDNHRKVIANQQLMVALDKEEVAREMATYDAQVAAATNEGMGEAMVATRRGRWAVVALGLLQRLVATCDRATLFYWNMEWRLRDIEAILKGTNEVSPDVLQALVAKVAKFEWLWEASTRLAKDHLLGTLGVIDNILLSPYGGWGGPSGPGSCAVAKQCQKAIEDIPRLLQESFTWEH